CAGGATGATCTTcataaaaagtttggatttcaTGATGAACTTAAAGTTTGGATTTCATGATGAACTTAAAGTTGACCTTCATAAAAAGCTTAGATATTGGTAAACAccaaaatattcacaaaaatgaTATCATTACCCCTCACTGATGGAATATTCTTTCACATATTGAGGTGTGTGTTGACAATTTGTAGGATTGTGTTCcttgattcaattttattttctatatttttatacatgtaTGATGCTTGTAAAACATTTTAGGTTGTTTTCGTACTTGTATGATGTTTCTGCATCATATGTTTATgtgaacattttattttaactgtGATTGAATTTCAGAAAAGATTATATGAAATTTGGGAAGGATTTTATACAATTCAGGAACACTTGTTTGAATCGGACTAAACAATTTGATTCACCTGGATCAATATCAATACATCGATCTATGTGAATTCAATATCCATCAAATCATGAACAGTGGCCTAATTTCATGAAATATCATGCTAGTTATTACTATTTGCTACCTTTattgaaaaacacaaatatgtgcacaaaatcaaatcattatacaTCGCTAATGGAATAGTATGTGATACAATaagacaaaacacatataaagagatttaaaaacacatttaagaaaaaaaataggaagGATTTCATAGGTTTTAGGAAGGcattcttgaattttaggaaagcattcttgaattttaggaagGCCTTCCATAATGACATGAACTCAAGCTTCCACTCAAGTGCCCAttttccatcttcatcatcaactctctgctttgttcttaaaatatttgccatcatatatatcatcaatcatTTGAATTTAAAGCTTAAAACCTTATTCAACAGCATGATCAGTTCATGAATTCAATTTTAACAACTCATGACTTTTAGATTCATACCTACCTTGAATCTGAACTCTAACTGAAGAATCACCCAGAACATGAACAATTATTAGAACACCAAGTTCATTATCACAAGACGTTAACACTAACACCGTAGCCACCATGATTTGCCCTTTTGCAAATGAACTCtcctttaaaaacttttaacattTGAGCAACACAACCTTCATCTGTAATAATCATCTTACTTCAATAATTATCACAGCAAGAGAACCAAGCTAATACATCACATTAATTCTATCAACTAATTTCTCTATTTGAATTGAAACAATTAAAGACCaaaaaagaatgtaaaattGGATCATTCATAGCTATTAGATGAAGCAAAATCACAACTTCTTCActatcaaaatcaaacacactCTGAATCTTTTTCACATCACATCATAAACTTGCTAAGATAAATCAGAGACGAATAGAACAAACGTTCTAAGCATTTGAAAAAACAGATCTACATGTTAACTGACCTCGCCACACTCTGTTCTAAATGATTCATCTTCATCCATCACCATATGGATTCGCTCCGCCGTAACCGCCGTACCAGTCTACCAGATCTCTTCAATCGATAcacctcttcttcctccgccgTTATCGTAACTGTCTTCGACGAGAAAGTGGTGGAAGATGATGGTGATTCGAACAAGCAAATTGTTCCGGCGGTGTAGGTTGAAGAGGTGGTtacgatgaagaaggagataCTTCGGCCGGTGATGGAATCGACAAAAGCGGTGGAGTACAATGGTGAATCGAACATGGGGCTTCTCTGAAACATTGTTGAAGATGAAGCATACGgtagaatataataataattatataaataacaataatttcAGAAATGCTAGATTAGGAATATTTAAACATGTGTGCTacatttggaagaaaaacttaaagtAGTGCTATTCTAGGGTATTtctcataaaaaaacaaaataaaagttgaagACCAATAACATATTGCCAGGTCAAGTGTCTTCCAGGTTCTTTAAAATCTCTGCAAAGACAAGTATCTACACtgttgtatctttttttttttttttttttttNNNNNNNNNNNNNNNNNNNNNNNNgaacattgtttacataggtaactaaGTGCGGAACTGTACGAACTCGTCGCGCCAAATtgtccgctttaccattctgagagcgAGGGACGTAgactaaagaaaacaagacaaacTCCTCTCTATCCGCCTGTATATCTTCCAAATAAGGCGTAAAAGCTGGCCACTCGGAaggtgaagacaccatcttcactaagtcagaGCAGTCGGTAAGAAAATCTACAGATTGATTGTCAGCCCCAATCATACAACGTATCGCCCATATAAGAGCTTCAACCTCAGCATGAAGAGGAGAGAGACTGCGGCGAAGGTTGGCCGCGCCCATAGTAGGAACAGAACCTAAAGGTGTCATGCAAAACCATCCACGACCCGCAAAACTatctgttgctttccaagaaccatccacGAAACAAATATAGCTGGAGAAAGACCTAGGAACCCCTAACCTTCCAATCCCATTGGGAACAACCAAAGTATTATCCATGGTATTTGAAACTGTACCCTCTGTCTGAGCCATAGCCCATGCGCGTGCCTCATACTCCGCTATCCGTAAAATAGCTAGGGGATTTGAATCCAGGTTACTAAAAATTTTGTCATTGcgtgctttccaaatataccacataatccaTGGATATATTTCATGTGATGGAACATTGGTAAATCGCCAAAAGAGGGAATCCATGTTAGTGAAAATGGACTCCGATGGGAACACACCCAAGACTGTCGGAAACTGCGACAAAGCCCAAACCTGTTTGGCCGGCGGGCATTCGAAAAGTGCATGATTAATTGTCTCCTCCCGGAAACCGCAAAGACCACACGTGGCATCATCACTAATACCGCGTTTCCGTAGATTAGCCGTCACGGCAACACAACCCGAAagcacttgccacataaaatgacGCAATTTCAGGGGACACCGGATTTTCCAAACAGAGGCCTGAAGAGGTACAATGCTTGGCCCAAATACTTGGATTCGAAGGTATATCCGCCACATTGGACCGGAGGATATGATACCCGGATTTAACCGTATATTTACCAgacttagtaaaatgccaacccAACAAATCCGGTTTATCCGGTTGTCGCAATGGTAATGCAGAAATTATAGCAACATCTTCCGGTACAAAGGTAGCTATAAGTTGGGCCATGTCCCAGGAGTTAGACGTCCTGTCAATAAAGTTTGAAACTCGGAGCAAAGGGTCAGCAGGTGACCCCGTACTCAGTGCTGGTCTCGGGAGTTGAGCAGGGATCCATGGGTCTGTCCATACCGAGATGGAAGCACCAGATCCTACCCGTGTAATCAgtcctttattaaccagagagcgagcagataCTATACTCCGCCAACCATAAGATGGGGAATAAGACTTAATTGGATCCAAAGGATCAGAATGCCGATAATAGCAGCCTTTAAATACCCGTGCAAAGAGACAATCCAGAACAGAAATCAGCCGCCAAAGCTGTTTCGCCAGCAGAGCCGTGTTAAAATCGTCCAAACACCTAAACCCCAAGCCTCCTTCATCTTTGCTGCAACACAGCCTATCCCAAGCTATCCAATGGAGGCCCCTTGATTGCCCCGAGGAACTCCACCAAAAAGTCGAGATGGCACTGGTTATCTTCCTAGTTATCGTCTTTGGAATACGGAAACACGACATCACAAAGGTTGGAACCGCCATCGCTACTGACTTAATCATCACCTCCTTACCCCCTCTTGATAGCAACCGAGCAGGCTATCCACTAGCCCGTGCTTGCAACTTATCCTGGACAAACGAAAAAAATTTCGTCTTAGAGCCACCCAAACTCTCCGGGATACCTAAATAGGAGCTCATCCCATCCAAATTTGTTATTCCCAAAACTCCTTTTAGTTCCTCCCTAAGATTAACATCCACTGTGTGTCTAAATTGGACAGacgatttttgaaaattaatttgttgaccCAAAACCCGTTCATACTGCTGAAGGATCCTCAACACCACCTCACACTGCTCCTTTGTAGCCCGACAAAAGAACaaactatcatccgcaaataaaAGGTGAGAGATAGGAGGACTAGCAGTCGAAACCCGTATACCGGTAAGAAGCTTTGCTTGCTCGGCTTTCCGAAAATGAGCAATAAGAACCTCtgtgcataaaataaaaagataaggcGACAAAGCGTCACCTTGTCTCAGACCTCGATGAGGTACAATAGACCCATGAGGATGACCATTAATTAAGACCCTATACTGGACTGATGTCACACACTAGCCCTGAGACCAAATATCCGGGATCCGCGGATATCCGTTATCCGATCCGGGATCCGCTCCGAAAAACCGGATATCCGGTGGgacggatccggatccggatagTGATTTTTCAAATCCAGCAGATCCGGATAGTGATAATTTTTGGACCGGATATCCGGTATCCGTTATAATAACCACATTTACTATTGGGCCTGACTTCATTTTGCATAAATCcagattttaaatgttaattcTGTTATTGGGATTATGAATAAAAGCCTTTTTCGTTGGGAAATAGGGTTTTTGGCTTTGGGGAGATGAATTC
The Camelina sativa cultivar DH55 chromosome 15, Cs, whole genome shotgun sequence DNA segment above includes these coding regions:
- the LOC109129170 gene encoding uncharacterized protein LOC109129170 translates to MAVPTFVMSCFRIPKTITRKITSAISTFWWSSSGQSRGLHWIAWDRLCCSKDEGGLGFRCLDDFNTALLAKQLWRLISVLDCLFARVFKGCYYRHSDPLDPIKSYSPSYGWRSIVSARSLVNKGLITRVGSGASISVWTDPWIPAQLPRPALSTGSPADPLLRVSNFIDRTSNSWDMAQLIATFVPEDVAIISALPLRQPDKPDLLGWHFTKSGKYTVKSGYHILRSNVADIPSNPSIWAKHCTSSGLCLENPVSPEIASFYVASAFGLCCRDG